In Aciduliprofundum sp. MAR08-339, a single window of DNA contains:
- the prf1 gene encoding peptide chain release factor aRF-1, with amino-acid sequence MDSEEARKKYEFRRYLEELEKYEGRGTELISVYVPPKRPISDVIAYLRDEYGTSANIKSKTTRKNVMSAIESIMSRLKYFKMPPPNGLVVFVGHVIKRGDQTEMVSYVFEPPEPVQSFIYKCDSKFYLEPLKAMLGDKDIYGLLVIDRKEATIGFLKGTRIEVVKHLDSMVPSKHHQGGQSSRRFERLIELAVHEFFKKVGDKANEVFLAEERLKGILVGGPGGTKDSFLKGDYLHHELKKKIIEVFDVGYTDEYGLHELVEKASTTLKNLEVFRERQLLQRFFKEIRKPDGGLALYGEMEVREALERGAVDVLLISDSLRRYRVTWKCPQCGYEIKETVKGAIPEKTCPNCGSVMDTVEKKDLIEEYYDIAEQFNTQVELISDESEEGKIFSKAFGGIAAILRYR; translated from the coding sequence ATGGACAGCGAGGAGGCACGGAAAAAATACGAGTTTCGGAGGTATCTGGAGGAACTTGAGAAATACGAGGGTAGAGGCACCGAGCTCATATCCGTTTACGTACCTCCAAAGCGCCCCATTTCGGATGTGATAGCATACCTGCGGGATGAGTATGGAACCTCGGCAAATATAAAGAGCAAAACCACACGAAAGAATGTTATGAGCGCAATTGAGAGCATAATGTCTCGCTTGAAGTACTTCAAGATGCCCCCTCCAAACGGTCTGGTGGTTTTTGTGGGACATGTCATAAAGCGAGGGGATCAGACCGAGATGGTTTCATACGTTTTTGAGCCTCCAGAGCCAGTGCAGTCCTTTATTTATAAATGTGATTCTAAATTCTATCTTGAGCCCCTGAAGGCAATGCTGGGGGATAAGGACATATACGGGCTTCTGGTCATAGACAGGAAGGAAGCCACCATTGGATTTCTGAAGGGCACCAGAATTGAGGTTGTGAAGCATCTGGATAGCATGGTTCCCAGCAAGCATCACCAGGGAGGGCAGTCATCGCGAAGATTTGAGAGACTCATAGAACTTGCCGTGCACGAATTTTTCAAGAAGGTTGGAGACAAGGCCAACGAGGTATTCCTCGCCGAAGAAAGGCTCAAGGGCATACTTGTCGGTGGTCCAGGAGGCACGAAGGATAGTTTTCTAAAGGGTGATTACCTGCATCATGAACTTAAAAAGAAGATAATTGAGGTTTTTGATGTGGGTTATACAGACGAGTATGGACTACATGAACTCGTGGAAAAGGCATCAACCACGCTGAAAAACCTTGAGGTTTTCCGTGAGAGGCAATTGCTTCAGAGATTTTTCAAGGAGATCAGAAAGCCCGATGGGGGACTGGCTCTTTACGGAGAGATGGAAGTTCGTGAGGCTCTTGAGCGTGGTGCTGTGGATGTGCTTCTTATCTCCGATAGTTTGAGAAGATACAGGGTTACCTGGAAATGCCCCCAGTGTGGGTATGAAATAAAGGAAACTGTGAAGGGCGCGATTCCAGAAAAAACATGTCCAAACTGCGGTTCAGTAATGGACACGGTGGAAAAAAAGGACCTGATAGAGGAGTACTACGATATAGCAGAGCAGTTCAACACTCAGGTTGAACTCATCTCCGATGAAAGTGAAGAGGGAAAAATATTTTCAAAGGCTTTTGGTGGTATAGCCGCAATACTGCGCTATCGCTGA
- a CDS encoding TIGR00266 family protein, whose product MKSEILHKPAFAELKVHLSPGESVTAEAGAMVYMSSNIGVKTTTGGGFLKGLARKILTKQTLFMNTYYAEGSEGYVVFAPGLPGDIMEIDVSKPLYVSDTNYLASTGLQFGVKFTGFRGIFTPGGMFWFKLEGIGKVWLATFGGVDVIELKPGEHLLIDNIHLAAFDAGMQFRLRKFGKLKSFLFGGEYLLTEFEGPGRVFIQSRNLPVFANILYRYMPKNND is encoded by the coding sequence ATGAAGAGCGAGATTTTGCACAAACCTGCATTTGCAGAACTGAAGGTTCATCTCTCCCCCGGAGAGAGTGTGACCGCCGAGGCCGGAGCCATGGTGTACATGTCCTCAAACATAGGGGTTAAAACAACCACAGGTGGAGGATTTTTGAAGGGACTTGCGCGGAAGATACTGACCAAGCAAACACTTTTTATGAACACATACTATGCGGAGGGCAGCGAGGGTTACGTTGTATTTGCACCCGGATTGCCGGGAGACATCATGGAAATTGATGTGTCAAAACCCCTGTACGTTTCAGACACGAACTATCTTGCCAGCACAGGGTTGCAGTTTGGAGTGAAATTCACAGGATTCAGAGGCATATTCACGCCCGGTGGAATGTTCTGGTTCAAACTTGAAGGCATCGGAAAGGTGTGGCTTGCAACCTTCGGTGGTGTGGATGTGATTGAGCTGAAACCCGGAGAGCATCTGCTGATAGACAACATTCATCTGGCAGCCTTTGACGCCGGAATGCAATTCAGATTGCGCAAATTTGGAAAGTTGAAATCCTTCCTTTTCGGTGGAGAGTACCTGCTCACCGAGTTTGAGGGCCCAGGAAGGGTGTTCATACAGTCCAGAAATCTGCCAGTTTTCGCAAATATCCTGTACAGGTACATGCCCAAGAACAACGATTGA
- a CDS encoding PRC-barrel domain-containing protein yields the protein MKKFVTELRGKTAMTDDGMILGTIDNFVIDTETGKIMHMLIIPAEDFDARGFKKDAQGRLIMPFQTMRSVRDVVVLTLKK from the coding sequence ATGAAGAAGTTCGTAACGGAATTGAGAGGAAAAACTGCCATGACGGATGACGGGATGATTCTCGGAACCATTGACAATTTCGTGATAGACACGGAGACGGGCAAAATAATGCACATGCTGATAATTCCCGCTGAAGATTTTGATGCAAGGGGATTCAAAAAGGATGCCCAGGGCAGGTTGATAATGCCGTTCCAGACAATGCGCTCTGTACGGGATGTGGTTGTACTTACCCTTAAAAAATAA
- a CDS encoding 50S ribosomal protein L37e: MTKGTASKGKRNRTPTHIVCRRCGHKTYNVHTKRCSHCGYPAPRMRSYAWAKKKK, encoded by the coding sequence ATGACGAAAGGTACAGCATCAAAGGGTAAGCGAAACAGAACGCCCACACACATAGTGTGCAGAAGATGCGGACACAAAACCTATAACGTGCATACAAAGAGGTGCTCCCACTGTGGCTATCCTGCCCCAAGAATGCGCTCCTATGCGTGGGCTAAAAAGAAGAAATGA
- a CDS encoding archease, with amino-acid sequence MEYDYEIFDHTADVGIIVRGKTLEELFEKAAYAMFDIILNAERIQHAGRYRVSVSSPTLEDLMVDWLSELLYVFSTELFVMGKFDVRIKKLKDGYRLDATCWGEPYRKKKHGIKTEIKAVTYHELKVDPERGCAKVLFDI; translated from the coding sequence GTGGAATACGATTATGAAATCTTTGACCACACAGCAGACGTGGGCATAATCGTGCGTGGGAAAACACTGGAAGAACTCTTTGAGAAGGCCGCGTACGCAATGTTTGACATAATTTTAAATGCTGAAAGAATTCAACATGCGGGGAGGTACAGGGTATCCGTATCATCACCAACCCTGGAGGATCTCATGGTTGACTGGCTCTCCGAACTGCTCTACGTATTCTCCACAGAACTCTTCGTTATGGGAAAATTTGATGTGAGAATAAAAAAACTCAAGGACGGATATCGTCTGGATGCAACCTGCTGGGGCGAACCGTACAGGAAGAAAAAGCATGGAATAAAGACTGAGATAAAGGCCGTCACCTATCATGAATTGAAAGTAGATCCGGAAAGGGGATGTGCCAAGGTTCTGTTTGACATATAA
- a CDS encoding LSM domain-containing protein — MTEQLKPLHVLHESLNKPVLVAMKGNKEYRGVLDGYDQHLNLVLKNVEEIINGESKGVHNVVIVRGDNVIYISPP; from the coding sequence ATGACAGAACAACTGAAACCTCTGCATGTTCTCCACGAAAGCCTCAACAAGCCCGTGCTTGTCGCGATGAAGGGCAATAAAGAGTATCGTGGAGTGCTGGATGGATACGACCAGCATCTCAATCTCGTGCTGAAAAATGTGGAAGAAATAATAAATGGAGAATCCAAAGGCGTGCATAACGTTGTGATCGTGAGAGGAGATAATGTAATTTACATATCTCCACCTTGA
- a CDS encoding CDC48 family AAA ATPase: MEKELILRVAEAPQMDVGLGRARLDTSSRLMLGLEVGDVIEIEGKRVTVARVFRAKQEDEGRGIIRIDGHIRRNAKVTVGDKVRVRKAEPVEAEKIVIAPLIGKNQRLRFGEGIGEFIRRVLLKRPLVEGDEIVVPNITLMGRTGILFQVVKTLPGKKVVQVGVQTVIEVREEPPTEMEEELEHVTYEDIGGLESELQKVREMIELPLKHPELFERLGIEPPKGVLLYGPPGTGKTLIAKAVANESNANFYAINGPEIMSKFYGQSEQRLRDIFQKAQKNAPSIIFIDEIDSIAPKREEVTGEVERRVVAQLLTLMDGLSRRGHIIVIGATNRIDAIDPALRRPGRFDREIEIGIPDKKGRKEILQIHTRGMPIEGTPEDRDKLLEELAELTHGFVGADLAALAREAAMKALRRYLPQIDLDKPVPTEILENMKVKREDFKEALKEIEPSVLREVMIEIPSVHWDEIGDLEEAKRVLKEAIELPLKEPQKFKEMGIRPSKGVLLYGPPGTGKTLLAKAVATESEANFISIKGPEVMSKWVGESEKAIREIFKKAKQSSPCIVFLDEIDSIAPRRGYYAGSGVTERIVNQLLTSMDGLTKMEGVVVIAATNRPDIVDPALLRPGRIDRIVYIPPPDEKARLEILKVHTRNMPLSEDVSLEKIAGETEFYTGADLENLCREAGMAAIREDSEKVGMKHFEEALKIVHPSLDKETIKYYENIGLELSKGVKTKKEDLGYYS; this comes from the coding sequence ATGGAAAAGGAACTCATACTCAGAGTTGCAGAGGCTCCACAGATGGATGTCGGTCTCGGAAGAGCGAGGTTGGATACCTCATCACGCCTCATGCTTGGTCTGGAGGTAGGTGATGTAATAGAGATTGAAGGAAAACGGGTAACAGTCGCGAGGGTTTTCAGGGCCAAGCAGGAGGATGAGGGCCGCGGAATAATAAGGATAGATGGACACATAAGACGCAATGCCAAGGTCACCGTTGGTGATAAGGTTCGCGTCAGAAAGGCCGAACCCGTTGAGGCCGAAAAAATTGTGATTGCTCCACTTATCGGGAAAAACCAGAGACTCAGATTCGGGGAGGGCATAGGCGAGTTTATAAGAAGGGTTCTGCTCAAAAGACCCCTGGTTGAGGGGGATGAGATAGTTGTACCTAACATAACCCTCATGGGGCGCACAGGCATACTTTTTCAGGTTGTAAAAACCCTGCCGGGAAAGAAGGTTGTTCAGGTGGGAGTACAGACAGTCATAGAGGTGAGAGAGGAACCACCCACCGAGATGGAGGAGGAGCTTGAGCACGTTACCTACGAGGACATAGGAGGACTGGAGAGCGAACTTCAGAAGGTTCGAGAGATGATCGAGTTACCTCTGAAACATCCAGAACTGTTTGAAAGATTGGGAATTGAGCCTCCCAAGGGTGTGCTTCTCTACGGTCCCCCGGGCACGGGAAAAACTCTCATAGCAAAGGCAGTGGCCAATGAAAGCAATGCGAATTTTTACGCCATAAACGGGCCTGAGATAATGAGCAAGTTCTATGGACAGAGTGAGCAAAGGTTGAGGGATATCTTCCAAAAGGCTCAGAAAAATGCACCAAGCATAATATTCATTGACGAGATTGACAGTATCGCTCCAAAGAGGGAGGAGGTAACAGGTGAGGTTGAGAGAAGGGTGGTTGCCCAGCTTCTAACACTTATGGATGGTTTGAGCAGGAGGGGGCACATAATTGTTATAGGAGCAACAAACAGGATAGATGCCATAGACCCCGCCCTGCGCAGGCCTGGCAGGTTTGACAGAGAAATTGAAATTGGTATACCTGACAAGAAGGGAAGAAAGGAGATTCTTCAAATTCACACAAGAGGTATGCCAATTGAGGGCACTCCTGAAGATAGAGATAAGCTGCTTGAAGAACTTGCAGAGCTCACCCACGGATTTGTGGGTGCAGATCTTGCTGCGCTTGCAAGGGAGGCTGCCATGAAAGCGCTTCGCAGATACCTTCCCCAGATAGATCTGGATAAGCCCGTACCCACCGAGATCCTTGAAAATATGAAGGTAAAGAGGGAGGATTTCAAAGAGGCACTTAAGGAGATAGAGCCCAGTGTTCTGCGTGAGGTTATGATCGAAATACCCTCCGTCCACTGGGATGAGATAGGTGATCTGGAGGAGGCAAAAAGGGTACTGAAGGAGGCCATTGAACTGCCCCTAAAGGAGCCACAGAAATTCAAGGAGATGGGGATAAGACCCTCCAAGGGTGTGCTTCTCTACGGTCCCCCGGGCACAGGAAAAACCCTGCTGGCCAAGGCAGTCGCCACCGAGAGTGAGGCAAATTTCATAAGCATAAAGGGGCCAGAGGTCATGAGCAAGTGGGTTGGCGAGAGTGAGAAGGCCATAAGGGAGATCTTCAAAAAGGCAAAGCAATCCTCACCCTGCATAGTCTTTCTCGATGAGATAGACTCCATTGCCCCCCGCCGCGGTTACTACGCGGGTTCCGGCGTGACCGAGAGAATTGTGAATCAACTTCTAACCTCCATGGACGGGCTCACAAAAATGGAGGGTGTGGTTGTCATTGCGGCTACGAATCGCCCAGATATTGTGGACCCTGCATTACTCAGGCCCGGAAGAATAGACAGGATAGTCTACATACCCCCTCCAGATGAGAAGGCTAGGCTTGAAATTTTAAAGGTTCATACCCGCAACATGCCCCTTTCCGAAGATGTATCACTGGAGAAAATTGCAGGAGAGACGGAATTCTACACGGGAGCGGATCTGGAAAATCTGTGCAGGGAGGCTGGAATGGCTGCCATAAGGGAAGATAGTGAAAAGGTTGGCATGAAACACTTTGAAGAGGCGCTGAAAATAGTACATCCCTCTCTGGACAAAGAAACAATAAAATACTACGAAAACATTGGGTTAGAGTTGAGTAAGGGTGTTAAAACCAAAAAGGAGGATTTGGGCTACTACTCGTGA